A single genomic interval of Spirosoma taeanense harbors:
- the holB gene encoding DNA polymerase III subunit delta': MLFNEIIGQDDTKQLLLRAVQTNHLAHALLFDGPAGSANLALALALAQYVNCEDKQPADACGRCASCVKMQKLVHPDLHMVFPVANLAKGKTSEAYLADWRRFLLEQPYRTLPDWLESVGADNKQGNISAEEARSILQKLSLKSYEGGYKIMLIWLPELMNVTSANALLKVLEEPPAQTLFLLVTNQSDKLLITILSRTQRVAVRAFSDEDVATHLRQQLNFDETTARRIAYLADGNLATALQLSQQESNGVSGSDQHVWFADWMRTCYRQDLITLVKQADQFDGFSKEKQKGLLEYSIRLCRDLFLWQQGAGALLRLPDDEMAFVKNFAKVLTISHIERIVTDLNEAAYHLERNARAKMVMLDMSLTFSRLIR; the protein is encoded by the coding sequence ATGCTTTTCAACGAAATTATCGGCCAGGACGATACTAAGCAGCTGCTGCTGCGGGCAGTGCAGACCAATCACCTGGCCCACGCCCTGCTATTCGACGGGCCGGCTGGCAGCGCCAATTTAGCGCTGGCTTTAGCGCTGGCGCAGTACGTCAACTGCGAAGACAAGCAGCCCGCGGATGCCTGCGGACGATGCGCATCCTGCGTTAAGATGCAGAAGCTCGTGCACCCGGACCTGCACATGGTGTTTCCGGTGGCGAATCTGGCAAAGGGCAAAACCTCCGAAGCCTACCTCGCCGACTGGCGTCGGTTTCTGCTCGAACAACCGTATCGTACACTGCCGGACTGGCTCGAATCGGTCGGGGCCGACAACAAGCAGGGGAATATTTCAGCCGAAGAAGCCCGGAGTATTCTGCAGAAACTGTCGCTGAAATCGTATGAAGGCGGGTATAAGATTATGCTCATCTGGCTGCCCGAACTGATGAACGTAACCTCGGCCAACGCCCTGCTGAAGGTATTGGAAGAGCCACCCGCCCAGACTCTGTTTCTGCTGGTCACTAACCAGTCCGACAAGTTGCTTATCACCATTCTTTCCCGTACGCAACGGGTGGCGGTGCGGGCGTTCTCAGACGAAGACGTAGCGACGCATCTGCGTCAGCAGTTGAATTTCGACGAAACAACCGCCCGACGGATTGCCTACCTGGCCGATGGAAACCTGGCTACGGCCCTGCAGTTGAGCCAGCAGGAAAGCAATGGCGTTTCGGGTTCTGATCAGCATGTCTGGTTCGCCGACTGGATGCGCACGTGCTACCGGCAGGACTTGATTACGCTGGTCAAACAGGCCGACCAGTTCGACGGTTTCAGTAAGGAAAAACAGAAAGGTCTGCTTGAGTACAGCATTCGGCTATGCCGGGATTTATTCCTCTGGCAGCAGGGTGCGGGCGCGTTGCTGCGCCTGCCCGACGATGAGATGGCATTCGTCAAAAATTTCGCCAAAGTCCTGACAATAAGCCACATCGAACGTATCGTGACCGATCTGAACGAGGCCGCCTACCACCTCGAACGCAACGCCCGCGCCAAAATGGTGATGCTCGATATGTCGCTTACATTTAGCCGCCTGATCCGGTAA
- a CDS encoding putative sugar nucleotidyl transferase, translating into MSNLILFDDPAIRPALLPFTFTRPVADIRVGILTITEKWTLKLRTEPSFLAESYLRVKYPLQLTTDNLFINGAVCPTDELVDRIKTLSLGESLISPGGLLLALRTDRNPTEADQLLDIPQHTTTFDEPVPTLRQLWSIIAAHGNQLRADFTLITAGRQSQPITDPFTRCYAPENIFLEEGATVRASILNAEDGPIYIGRNASISEGSVVIGPFALGEGSMVHYNSKMRKNTSVGPYCKIGGEVANSILFANSNKGHEGYLGDSVVGEWCNLGAGTNTSNLKNDYSTVKLHSYVTNDLVDTGRMFCGLIMGDYTRTGIGTMFNTGTVVGVNVNVFGSGLPPKHVPSFSWGGAQDGFSLYRIEKALRVADEAFKRRERLFDMVEEDILRAVFNAEQANRSL; encoded by the coding sequence ATGTCCAATCTGATTCTGTTCGACGACCCAGCAATTCGTCCCGCATTGTTGCCGTTCACGTTTACCCGGCCCGTAGCCGACATCCGGGTTGGGATTCTGACCATCACCGAAAAGTGGACGCTGAAGCTCCGGACGGAACCGTCCTTTCTGGCCGAGTCGTATCTGCGCGTCAAGTATCCGCTGCAACTCACTACCGATAATTTATTCATCAACGGTGCCGTCTGCCCGACCGATGAACTGGTTGACCGGATTAAAACGCTGTCCCTGGGCGAAAGTCTGATTTCACCCGGTGGTCTGCTGCTGGCCCTGCGCACCGACCGGAACCCGACTGAGGCCGACCAACTGCTTGATATCCCCCAGCATACCACAACGTTCGATGAACCCGTACCGACCCTGCGCCAGCTCTGGAGTATCATTGCGGCCCATGGTAATCAGCTGCGAGCCGACTTTACGCTGATCACCGCCGGACGGCAGTCACAACCAATTACCGACCCGTTTACGCGCTGCTACGCCCCTGAAAATATCTTTCTGGAAGAAGGAGCCACCGTTCGGGCTTCCATCCTGAACGCCGAAGACGGTCCGATTTACATTGGCCGGAACGCCAGCATCAGCGAAGGCAGCGTCGTGATCGGGCCGTTTGCCCTGGGCGAAGGCTCGATGGTGCATTACAATAGCAAAATGCGAAAAAACACGAGCGTCGGCCCGTACTGCAAAATAGGGGGCGAAGTTGCCAACTCGATTCTGTTCGCCAACAGCAACAAAGGTCACGAGGGCTACCTTGGCGACTCGGTTGTTGGCGAGTGGTGTAACCTGGGTGCCGGCACGAATACGTCGAATTTAAAGAACGATTATTCGACCGTAAAACTCCATAGCTACGTCACGAACGATCTGGTCGATACGGGCCGGATGTTCTGCGGATTGATAATGGGCGACTACACCCGCACCGGTATTGGCACCATGTTCAACACCGGTACGGTGGTCGGCGTGAATGTGAATGTATTTGGCAGTGGTCTGCCGCCCAAGCACGTTCCTTCGTTTTCGTGGGGCGGAGCCCAGGATGGCTTCTCTCTTTACCGCATCGAAAAAGCCCTGCGGGTAGCCGATGAAGCCTTCAAACGGCGCGAACGCCTGTTTGATATGGTAGAGGAAGACATTTTACGGGCCGTATTCAACGCAGAGCAGGCCAACCGTTCGCTCTAA